A section of the Mycoplasmopsis synoviae ATCC 25204 genome encodes:
- a CDS encoding ABC transporter ATP-binding protein, whose protein sequence is MWKIFLIAPKKAKIYYFIGLIFAFIWAGIVMMLPVLLSQFLSLIIQSENNAQLSIKLFAYWTIFQGNNFKDAIVFLIGITFALIVAGFISAFLSLLIVTWAGEMISANLRNILFAKYQKLSIKDISNLGVENLITRINDDVGVFWDFLMQSNNAFVRAPFFIAFGVVFALFTDLELSVSIFIILPFLFFTLTFVYLKTKSLIVKNKKNLESMTKNANDSVSGIRFIKSYNLQNYQFSKFKNSTKKWTSTEIKTQKYLNITTPVFFALINLISVIVYVFASKQLKFNPSDLNLIPKINVFIEYVILISFGVMICSQFLGVFFKAKVASKRIIEIIDMPYENLNVKNGIDLTDKNKYSITFKDLNYRYHIGLNNALNDLNFSLPGGKVLGIIGPTGSGKSTIANLLIYNMKYSDGHIYIDDNEITKINTKSLHEKVGIVYQDSILYSGSLKDNMLFAVENATDQEIDFALENACAKDFVYKLENNLNYEIEEGAVNLSGGQKQRISIARALLKNPKILILDDSLSALDNITTQKIISNIKNNYNSTMVIISQKINAIKHADLILVLDNGKITEQGNHLELLSKSKLYKEVYENQMEE, encoded by the coding sequence ATGTGAAAAATTTTTTTAATTGCACCGAAAAAAGCCAAGATTTATTACTTTATTGGTTTAATTTTTGCCTTTATTTGAGCTGGAATTGTAATGATGCTTCCAGTTTTATTAAGTCAATTTTTATCTCTTATTATTCAATCAGAAAATAATGCTCAATTAAGTATTAAATTATTTGCTTATTGAACCATATTTCAAGGCAATAATTTTAAAGATGCAATTGTGTTTTTGATAGGCATAACTTTTGCATTAATAGTAGCTGGATTTATTTCAGCTTTTTTAAGTTTATTAATAGTTACTTGAGCTGGGGAGATGATTTCAGCTAATTTAAGAAATATTTTATTTGCCAAATATCAAAAGCTTAGCATTAAAGATATATCGAATTTAGGTGTTGAAAATTTAATAACAAGAATCAACGATGACGTTGGTGTTTTTTGAGATTTTTTAATGCAGTCAAACAATGCTTTTGTGCGTGCTCCATTTTTTATTGCATTTGGCGTTGTATTTGCACTATTTACTGATTTAGAATTAAGTGTTTCTATTTTTATAATTTTGCCTTTTTTATTTTTCACTTTAACTTTTGTTTATTTAAAAACAAAATCACTAATTGTTAAAAATAAAAAGAACTTAGAATCAATGACCAAAAACGCAAATGATAGCGTTTCTGGAATTAGATTTATAAAGTCATATAACTTACAAAATTATCAATTTTCAAAATTTAAAAATTCAACTAAAAAATGAACTAGCACTGAAATTAAAACGCAAAAATATTTAAATATAACAACTCCTGTATTTTTCGCGCTTATTAATTTAATTAGCGTTATTGTTTATGTTTTTGCAAGTAAGCAATTAAAGTTTAATCCTAGTGACTTAAATTTAATTCCTAAAATAAATGTATTTATTGAATACGTTATTTTAATTTCATTTGGAGTTATGATTTGCAGCCAGTTTCTAGGAGTGTTTTTTAAAGCTAAAGTAGCTTCTAAAAGAATTATTGAAATAATAGATATGCCTTATGAAAATTTAAATGTAAAAAACGGAATTGATTTAACTGATAAAAATAAATATTCAATTACATTTAAAGATTTAAATTATAGATATCACATTGGTTTAAATAATGCATTAAATGATTTAAATTTTTCTCTTCCTGGAGGAAAAGTTTTAGGAATAATAGGCCCTACTGGTAGTGGTAAAAGTACTATTGCTAATTTATTAATTTACAACATGAAATATAGCGATGGCCATATTTATATTGATGATAATGAAATCACAAAAATAAATACAAAATCACTTCATGAAAAAGTTGGAATTGTTTATCAAGATTCAATTTTATATTCAGGAAGTTTAAAAGATAACATGCTTTTTGCAGTCGAAAATGCAACCGATCAAGAAATTGATTTTGCTCTTGAAAATGCCTGTGCTAAAGATTTTGTTTATAAACTTGAAAACAATTTAAATTATGAAATTGAAGAAGGTGCAGTTAATTTATCTGGTGGGCAAAAACAAAGAATTTCAATCGCTAGAGCACTTCTTAAAAATCCTAAAATTTTAATATTAGATGATTCGCTATCAGCTTTAGATAATATAACTACTCAAAAAATAATAAGTAATATTAAAAATAATTACAACTCAACAATGGTAATTATTTCGCAAAAAATAAATGCTATAAAACACGCTGATTTAATTTTGGTTTTAGATAATGGAAAAATAACAGAACAAGGTAACCATTTAGAACTATTATCGAAATCAAAATTATATAAAGAAGTTTATGAAAATCAAATGGAGGAATAA
- a CDS encoding ABC transporter ATP-binding protein: MQNNTTKSVKNNNVIELIDIVKQFDEKLVLDNVNLNIKRGEFVTLLGPSGSGKTTILRLIGGFEWATRGEIKFNGVDIKDLSPHKRNLSTIFQDYALFPHLNVEGNIMYGLKLKRVPKENVKEEHKNLLERKIKVWTEKAQREMKNLDKLQEEYENELKVLKPGTYKHQKRQTWLDDSDFKYSYWESYVLQKTEEFKNKYFKRKLTKEEIDQTVDKIVNLVGLQNNKTKKITELSGGMKQRVALARSLIIEPEILLLDEPLSALDAKIREKMQVFLKQIQQELKLTFIFVTHDQDEALELSDRIAVIREGKIEQYDTPKQIYDYPRNIWVAKFIGNSNIFNAKFLKDSKVELLNKEFKTIHDEDEFAVGEEVDALIRPEDIDIVNQTQNTKHKIKGKIVESIYRGSYYYIKVELKDSNYIFVETAKNFAVDETVYLSWTIDSIHLMKKDPKWDYAKKDF, from the coding sequence TTGCAAAATAATACAACGAAAAGCGTTAAGAATAATAACGTTATTGAACTTATTGACATTGTTAAACAATTTGATGAAAAACTAGTTTTAGACAATGTTAACCTTAATATTAAACGTGGTGAATTTGTAACACTTCTAGGACCTTCAGGTTCTGGAAAAACCACTATTTTACGTCTAATTGGTGGCTTTGAATGAGCTACTAGAGGTGAAATTAAATTTAATGGAGTTGATATTAAGGATTTATCGCCACACAAAAGAAATCTATCAACTATTTTCCAAGATTACGCACTATTTCCTCACCTAAACGTTGAAGGAAATATTATGTATGGACTCAAACTTAAAAGAGTTCCAAAAGAAAACGTAAAAGAAGAACACAAAAATCTTCTTGAAAGAAAAATTAAAGTTTGAACTGAAAAAGCTCAAAGAGAAATGAAAAATCTTGACAAGCTTCAAGAAGAATACGAAAACGAGCTTAAAGTTTTAAAACCAGGAACATATAAACACCAAAAACGTCAAACATGACTGGATGATTCAGATTTTAAATATTCATATTGAGAATCTTATGTTTTACAAAAAACAGAAGAATTCAAAAACAAATATTTCAAACGTAAATTAACAAAAGAAGAAATCGACCAAACAGTTGATAAAATTGTTAATTTGGTTGGCCTACAAAATAATAAAACTAAAAAAATTACAGAACTCTCTGGTGGAATGAAACAAAGAGTAGCTCTTGCTAGAAGTTTAATTATTGAACCTGAAATTCTTCTTCTTGATGAACCTCTATCAGCTTTAGACGCTAAAATTAGAGAAAAAATGCAAGTGTTTTTAAAACAAATTCAACAAGAATTAAAACTTACATTTATCTTCGTTACTCACGATCAAGATGAAGCTCTTGAGCTTTCAGATAGAATCGCAGTTATTCGTGAAGGAAAAATTGAACAATACGATACTCCAAAACAAATTTATGACTATCCAAGAAATATTTGAGTTGCTAAATTTATAGGAAATTCAAATATCTTTAACGCTAAATTCTTAAAAGATTCAAAAGTAGAATTATTAAATAAAGAATTTAAAACAATTCACGATGAAGATGAATTTGCAGTTGGCGAAGAAGTTGATGCACTTATTCGTCCAGAAGATATCGATATCGTAAATCAAACACAAAATACAAAACATAAAATCAAAGGTAAAATCGTAGAATCTATCTACCGTGGAAGTTACTACTATATAAAAGTAGAATTAAAAGACAGTAATTACATTTTTGTTGAAACAGCTAAAAATTTTGCTGTTGATGAAACAGTTTACTTAAGCTGAACTATTGATTCAATTCATTTAATGAAAAAAGATCCTAAATGAGATTATGCTAAAAAAGATTTTTAA
- a CDS encoding ABC transporter permease has product MLKKIFNSKIFKGEFFNKKLILLIPFFVIAILLILLPIVLILVNSIAPKNNFDNWLLVKKSNTWNIILRSLKLGFIASIICLFIGIIYAYWVSKSKNKFFKIYALTLIISPLAIFTIARIYSIKGLFLALFAGDPKSLNSEWFIVVGLVYLNLPLMIMPLYSVFKDMPKNIVEASNDLGYSNFKTFFKVIIPYATKAILSGIAMIFLASATTFVVARKLLPDGSQNQLIGELINEKINPGNPFDLSSGSALVIVVSAIFIGTYLLILIVPKVIYHFKKGAVYE; this is encoded by the coding sequence ATGCTAAAAAAGATTTTTAATTCAAAAATTTTTAAAGGCGAATTTTTCAACAAAAAACTAATTTTACTTATTCCATTTTTTGTAATTGCGATTTTACTAATTCTTCTGCCAATTGTTTTAATTTTAGTTAATTCAATTGCTCCTAAAAATAATTTTGATAACTGACTTTTAGTTAAAAAAAGTAACACTTGAAACATTATTCTTCGTAGCTTAAAACTTGGTTTTATAGCTTCAATTATTTGTTTATTTATTGGAATTATTTACGCTTATTGAGTATCAAAGAGCAAAAATAAATTCTTTAAAATTTACGCTTTAACTTTAATAATTAGTCCTCTTGCAATTTTTACAATTGCTAGAATTTATTCAATTAAAGGATTATTCCTTGCACTATTTGCAGGAGATCCAAAGAGTTTAAACTCAGAGTGATTTATAGTAGTAGGTTTAGTTTATTTAAATCTACCTCTTATGATCATGCCTTTATATTCTGTTTTTAAAGACATGCCTAAAAATATAGTAGAAGCATCCAACGATTTAGGATACTCTAACTTTAAAACATTTTTCAAAGTAATTATTCCTTATGCTACTAAAGCTATATTAAGTGGAATTGCTATGATTTTTTTAGCCAGCGCCACTACTTTTGTCGTTGCTCGAAAACTTCTTCCAGATGGTTCACAAAATCAATTAATTGGTGAATTAATCAACGAAAAAATTAATCCTGGAAATCCATTTGACTTATCTAGTGGTTCAGCTTTAGTTATTGTAGTTAGTGCGATATTTATCGGAACCTACCTACTTATATTAATAGTTCCTAAAGTAATTTATCACTTCAAAAAAGGAGCGGTATATGAATAA
- a CDS encoding ABC transporter permease: MNKNNQNFVFRSINYLSDFSNWKTILRSSYIYVILLAVYIPLFFGLVFSFNQETPKGEFNTTWTKGTFENWRNLFDFGRDASAVNSFLLAFIVGFINVFLSLITVYALYRQKNKLAKPAVLSNSNIPLVNPDNITAIGLVLVFGLFFGITATDSEGFFRVIVGHVVMVIPYGISLSLPRSYKFNNNLFEASQDLGYSKLRSWFKTYFVYMLPSILMTFVVSFVFSIDDFIIARTVSNTSTLGTKLYEGAFQTWGLILGSIVLIITLVGNVIYTIINARKKK, encoded by the coding sequence ATGAATAAAAATAATCAAAACTTTGTTTTTAGAAGCATAAATTACTTAAGTGATTTTTCAAACTGAAAAACTATTTTAAGAAGTTCATATATTTATGTGATTCTGCTAGCTGTTTATATTCCTTTATTTTTTGGACTTGTATTTTCTTTTAACCAAGAAACTCCTAAAGGAGAATTCAATACCACTTGAACTAAAGGAACATTTGAAAACTGACGTAATCTTTTTGACTTCGGTAGAGACGCATCAGCTGTTAATAGCTTCCTGCTAGCTTTCATCGTTGGATTTATAAACGTATTTTTATCTTTAATTACTGTTTATGCTTTATATCGTCAAAAAAATAAACTTGCAAAACCTGCAGTTTTAAGTAATTCTAATATTCCACTTGTCAATCCAGATAACATTACAGCAATTGGACTTGTACTTGTATTTGGTTTATTTTTCGGAATTACCGCAACTGATTCAGAAGGATTTTTCCGGGTAATAGTAGGACACGTTGTAATGGTTATTCCTTATGGAATTTCACTTAGTTTACCTAGAAGCTATAAATTTAATAACAACTTATTTGAAGCATCACAAGATTTAGGATATTCAAAACTACGTTCTTGATTTAAAACTTATTTTGTTTATATGCTTCCATCAATATTAATGACTTTTGTTGTTTCATTTGTATTTAGTATTGATGACTTTATTATCGCTAGAACTGTTTCTAATACTTCAACACTAGGAACAAAACTATATGAAGGAGCTTTTCAAACTTGAGGTTTAATTTTAGGTTCTATAGTTTTAATTATTACTTTAGTTGGTAATGTAATCTATACTATTATTAACGCAAGAAAGAAAAAATAA
- a CDS encoding type 2 periplasmic-binding domain-containing protein: protein MKLNKKVLLYSGAALAGVATISGLVAGKINFKYKPSIWNYKSYISDENLRVIDKNFDYKQFDTISQFSNALINNKAVAGIGSDFFAFNLVKNNHIQKIDYSKLFGVPELKDFNTLQKFMQLILKPEIWNHFNNKYYTKALNEISKNKSQDQYLWEYMFPYYSQDAVLAYNIKKVNIPEKYKLEDGSANFDLIYSDMNLTGDKNSMVNLLKILNFIGYKEIIWTDAVRDNMLYGSAYTRLQNGSSTDKNYTGNVTFDNYKNQIDSFTNLIKDGTSNDVKDNQKITFEGDGLQIVNTLLDPTRFDITSSLMYNGDAIDAYYGEDNFESVGDGAIRVVKFKNNLLLVDGLVVAATNNDETNELIYDTLRNSWIKNVGNIYTQYKDLLAKNLISDSDSVETQQKVLTESAVADYWKDFRNINFESFAEDNDFEQSAATETLDKYYSMLNLALAKNKDKFDSFYEMQDDPDADFEEKINPYPSIFLSYLKDNKDELLDKIVSAYKDNSLKDLLEEQDNFEDKYLVNLVNENYEDLTSEDYYPTSTEDSELKESLSQFLANALAFIDISEDQYSDLLTEKYLNLNNYDHINYDPTQNIDYEFIKRNYFASALDGQDENALNIYQIVKTDEVDYKGIEPISQDLQSLVDSYYYNRTKS, encoded by the coding sequence ATGAAACTAAATAAAAAAGTTCTTCTTTATTCTGGTGCAGCCCTAGCTGGAGTTGCTACCATTTCTGGTCTTGTTGCTGGAAAAATTAACTTTAAATATAAACCAAGTATTTGAAACTATAAATCATATATTTCAGATGAAAATTTAAGAGTTATTGATAAAAACTTTGACTATAAACAATTTGATACTATTTCACAATTCAGTAACGCTTTAATAAATAATAAAGCCGTTGCTGGAATTGGTTCAGATTTCTTTGCATTTAATTTAGTTAAAAATAACCACATTCAAAAAATCGATTATTCAAAACTTTTCGGAGTACCTGAATTAAAAGATTTTAATACTCTTCAAAAATTCATGCAACTAATTTTAAAGCCTGAAATTTGAAATCACTTTAATAATAAATACTACACCAAAGCGCTAAATGAAATTAGCAAAAACAAAAGCCAAGATCAATATCTTTGAGAATATATGTTTCCATATTATTCTCAAGATGCAGTTCTGGCATACAACATTAAAAAAGTTAATATCCCTGAAAAATATAAGCTCGAAGATGGCTCAGCTAACTTTGATTTAATTTATTCAGATATGAATTTAACCGGAGATAAAAATTCAATGGTTAATCTTTTAAAAATACTTAATTTCATCGGTTACAAAGAAATAATTTGAACCGATGCTGTTAGAGATAACATGCTTTATGGATCGGCTTATACTAGGCTGCAAAATGGAAGCTCAACTGATAAAAACTACACCGGTAATGTAACTTTTGATAACTACAAAAATCAAATCGATTCATTTACTAATTTAATTAAAGATGGAACCTCTAACGACGTTAAAGACAATCAAAAAATTACCTTCGAAGGTGATGGACTTCAAATTGTTAATACACTTCTAGATCCTACTAGATTTGACATTACTTCTTCACTAATGTATAACGGAGATGCAATCGATGCATACTATGGAGAAGATAACTTTGAAAGCGTTGGTGATGGAGCTATTAGAGTTGTTAAATTTAAAAACAATCTTTTATTAGTTGATGGACTAGTAGTGGCAGCAACTAATAACGATGAAACCAATGAATTAATCTACGATACGCTTAGAAATTCATGAATTAAAAACGTAGGAAATATCTACACTCAATATAAAGACCTACTTGCTAAAAATTTAATCAGCGATAGCGATTCAGTTGAAACTCAACAAAAAGTATTAACCGAAAGCGCCGTGGCAGATTATTGAAAAGACTTCCGTAACATTAACTTTGAATCATTTGCAGAAGATAATGACTTTGAACAATCTGCTGCAACAGAAACTCTTGATAAATATTATTCAATGTTAAATTTAGCTTTAGCTAAAAACAAAGATAAATTTGATAGTTTTTATGAAATGCAAGATGATCCTGATGCAGATTTCGAAGAAAAAATAAATCCTTATCCAAGCATTTTCTTAAGTTATCTAAAAGACAATAAAGACGAATTATTAGATAAAATAGTTAGCGCTTACAAAGATAATTCACTGAAAGATCTGCTAGAAGAGCAAGATAATTTTGAAGATAAATATTTAGTAAATTTAGTTAATGAAAATTATGAAGACTTAACTAGCGAAGATTATTATCCAACTTCAACAGAAGATAGCGAACTTAAAGAATCACTAAGTCAATTTCTTGCAAATGCGCTTGCGTTTATTGATATTTCAGAAGATCAATATAGCGACTTACTTACTGAAAAATATTTAAATTTAAATAACTACGATCATATAAATTACGATCCAACTCAAAATATCGATTACGAATTTATAAAAAGAAATTATTTCGCATCAGCTCTTGATGGTCAAGACGAAAATGCTTTAAATATTTACCAAATAGTAAAAACTGATGAAGTAGATTACAAAGGAATAGAACCTATTTCACAAGATCTACAAAGCTTAGTTGATTCATATTACTACAATAGAACTAAATCTTAA
- a CDS encoding ABC transporter ATP-binding protein has translation MIKKSNKVDINSKNISFFSLFYNMKATFFLTILFLFIEGITQILIPFLISKLIDLGLTKLYIEQIKKYALILAGVALIALTFGLLRGFFLSKGSTLLAKNLRYKLFSHVQEFSFKEFDKFPTGALLNRLNNDITNIQNSYNFMMIAFFRAPVLIIGPLVLAIISSPTLSIVFAVSIPAFVVLVLVSLKFVAPLFRMAFKEYDKYNLKIQENIANIKTIKSYATLDFEANKVEAINKKVINFFIKIEKILAFNQPIFFGIVFGALAFIGLYGVNLIRNQSSDVMFGDILSFSAYIWQITTGLTIFIAVIGVFFASFPSWKRNKEVLSLQPSLSYNENSKLKINNGSVKFENVSFKYDEADFKYALENINLEIKAGQSLGIIGETASGKSTLISLIARLYDPTEGQVKIDDNDLKNYSLNEIRDNISLVLQKTNLFSGTIKENLKWASKDLTLEQMQKATKIAQINDFINSLDEGFDHKIEQKGNNFSGGQKQRISIARALLKNPKILILDDATSAIDFKTESQIKKALDSEINNLTKIIISQKISSLKDLDSIIVLQNGKILAQGSHKYLLENCKWYFNLNESQKTTWGNLDE, from the coding sequence ATGATTAAAAAATCAAATAAAGTAGATATTAACTCTAAAAATATTTCATTTTTTAGTCTTTTTTATAATATGAAAGCGACCTTCTTTTTAACAATTTTATTTTTATTTATAGAAGGTATCACTCAAATATTAATTCCATTTTTAATTTCTAAACTCATTGATTTAGGTTTAACTAAATTATATATAGAGCAAATTAAAAAATACGCTTTAATTCTAGCTGGCGTAGCTTTAATTGCTTTAACTTTTGGTCTTTTAAGAGGATTCTTTTTATCTAAAGGTTCTACTTTGCTAGCTAAAAACTTAAGGTATAAATTATTTAGTCACGTTCAAGAATTTTCATTTAAAGAATTTGACAAATTTCCAACAGGAGCACTTTTAAATAGATTAAATAACGATATTACCAATATCCAAAATTCATATAACTTTATGATGATTGCATTTTTTAGAGCGCCTGTATTAATAATAGGTCCGCTTGTACTTGCAATTATTTCAAGTCCTACGCTTTCAATTGTTTTTGCGGTTTCAATTCCTGCGTTTGTAGTGCTTGTTTTAGTATCGCTAAAATTTGTAGCGCCTTTATTTAGAATGGCTTTTAAAGAATACGATAAATATAATCTAAAAATTCAAGAAAACATTGCAAATATTAAAACTATTAAGTCATATGCAACGCTAGATTTTGAAGCTAATAAAGTTGAAGCTATTAATAAAAAAGTTATAAACTTTTTTATAAAAATTGAAAAAATATTAGCTTTTAACCAACCAATATTTTTCGGGATAGTCTTTGGTGCACTAGCTTTTATCGGGTTATATGGAGTTAATTTAATTAGAAATCAAAGTAGTGATGTTATGTTTGGTGATATTCTTTCATTTTCAGCATATATTTGACAAATAACTACAGGGCTTACAATTTTTATAGCAGTTATTGGAGTGTTTTTTGCTTCATTTCCATCATGAAAAAGAAACAAAGAAGTTTTATCTCTTCAACCTTCACTTTCTTATAATGAAAATTCAAAATTAAAAATAAATAATGGAAGCGTTAAATTTGAAAACGTTTCATTTAAATATGATGAAGCAGATTTTAAATACGCTTTAGAAAATATTAATTTAGAAATTAAAGCCGGACAAAGTCTTGGAATAATCGGTGAAACTGCATCAGGAAAATCAACTTTAATTTCGCTAATTGCTAGGTTATATGATCCTACTGAAGGTCAAGTTAAAATTGATGATAATGATTTAAAAAATTATTCATTAAATGAAATTAGAGACAATATTTCACTAGTTTTACAAAAGACTAATTTATTTTCAGGAACTATTAAAGAAAACTTAAAATGAGCTTCTAAAGATTTAACTTTAGAACAAATGCAAAAAGCAACCAAAATTGCTCAAATTAATGATTTTATAAATTCTTTAGATGAAGGTTTTGATCATAAAATCGAACAAAAAGGAAACAACTTTTCCGGTGGTCAAAAACAAAGAATTTCAATCGCTAGAGCACTTCTTAAAAATCCTAAAATTTTAATATTAGATGATGCCACTTCTGCAATAGATTTTAAAACAGAAAGTCAAATTAAAAAAGCTTTAGATAGTGAAATTAATAATTTAACCAAAATTATAATTTCACAAAAAATTAGTTCACTTAAAGATTTAGACTCAATTATAGTTCTGCAAAATGGAAAAATTTTAGCACAAGGAAGTCATAAATATTTACTTGAAAATTGCAAATGATATTTTAATTTAAACGAAAGTCAAAAAACAACTTGAGGTAATTTAGATGAATAG
- a CDS encoding ABC transporter ATP-binding protein has protein sequence MNSKNIKNKKPLNNFQSLIRISKYIMKENKFKLFLVFLLVLITASGVVYWQFFIGNLIIKNLFEQPDNLFLINGKYNPDFKFDDNYFILIMTLSFFIILLVPSCQYLYQRIMISIAFKTIGKLRRELYAHMQRLPLEFFNSESKGEILANFTANVDVMRQFLTGAFPNVINTIFITFSLFFTLLFINWFFALITIFFLLIILLISGFFTFHSSKNFIKKQNYINKSTGFAEEYFSGIREVKIFSQEKNVIQNYQKINTELRSADRKATTYSNLLFPIAINIANFAFILIAILGAFMILDKNFPISVKGLTLGVVISSAQAARGISRPITDVFQQINLWINAVSGARKIFTLFDVAEESNSGKVTLVKIVFDENTWKETNAKNKFGISAWKITKENDEVEYKPVSGEIVFENVYFNYKNTKDNSNQINGVSFRVSPGEQVALVGPTGAGKSTIINLLNRFYEINRGNIFIDGINIKDIEKNSLRKSIGMVMQESSIFTDTIINNMTYGSEHYDENLVFSIAESYGINNFSNLSENKYQNFLKDSGSSLSEGQKQLLSIIRASYLNTNILVLDEATSNIDTKTEEIIQKSFNKLMRSKTIITIAHRLSTIKNVDKILFLENGKIIESGSHKELIKQKGKYYQLWARVINE, from the coding sequence ATGAATAGTAAAAACATTAAAAATAAAAAACCTCTAAATAACTTTCAAAGTTTAATTAGAATTTCAAAATATATCATGAAGGAAAATAAATTTAAATTATTTTTAGTATTTCTTCTTGTTTTAATTACAGCTAGTGGAGTAGTTTATTGACAATTTTTTATCGGTAATTTAATTATTAAAAATTTATTTGAACAACCTGATAATTTATTTTTAATAAATGGAAAATATAACCCTGATTTTAAATTTGACGATAACTATTTCATTTTAATAATGACGCTTTCGTTTTTTATTATTTTGCTTGTTCCTAGCTGTCAATATCTTTATCAAAGAATAATGATAAGCATTGCTTTTAAAACTATTGGAAAACTTCGTAGAGAACTTTATGCTCACATGCAAAGACTTCCTTTAGAATTTTTTAATTCAGAATCTAAAGGTGAAATTCTAGCTAACTTTACTGCAAATGTTGACGTTATGCGCCAGTTTTTAACTGGGGCTTTTCCTAATGTTATTAATACAATTTTTATAACATTTTCACTATTTTTTACGCTTCTATTTATTAACTGATTTTTTGCATTAATTACAATTTTCTTTTTACTTATTATTTTGCTAATTTCTGGTTTTTTTACATTTCACTCAAGTAAAAACTTTATTAAAAAACAAAACTATATTAATAAATCAACTGGTTTTGCGGAAGAGTATTTTTCAGGAATTAGAGAAGTTAAAATTTTTTCACAAGAAAAAAATGTAATTCAAAATTACCAAAAAATAAACACCGAACTTAGATCGGCAGATCGTAAAGCTACTACTTATTCGAATTTATTATTTCCTATAGCAATTAATATCGCAAACTTTGCTTTTATTTTAATTGCAATCCTTGGTGCTTTTATGATTCTTGATAAAAACTTCCCGATTAGCGTTAAAGGTTTAACTCTAGGAGTTGTAATTTCTTCAGCACAAGCTGCTAGAGGAATTTCGCGTCCTATAACTGATGTATTTCAACAAATTAATCTTTGAATAAATGCAGTTTCAGGAGCTAGAAAAATTTTCACTTTATTTGATGTTGCAGAAGAAAGTAATTCTGGAAAAGTAACTCTTGTAAAAATAGTTTTTGATGAAAATACTTGAAAAGAAACAAACGCTAAAAATAAATTTGGAATTTCAGCTTGAAAAATAACTAAAGAAAATGATGAAGTTGAATACAAACCAGTAAGTGGTGAAATTGTTTTTGAAAATGTATATTTTAATTACAAAAATACCAAAGATAATAGTAATCAAATTAATGGAGTTTCTTTTAGAGTTTCTCCTGGTGAACAAGTTGCTTTAGTGGGCCCTACCGGAGCTGGAAAAAGCACTATTATAAATCTGCTAAATAGATTTTATGAAATCAATAGGGGTAATATTTTTATTGATGGAATTAATATCAAAGACATTGAAAAAAATTCATTAAGAAAATCTATTGGTATGGTAATGCAAGAATCATCAATATTTACCGATACTATAATTAATAATATGACCTATGGATCAGAGCATTATGACGAAAATTTAGTATTTTCAATAGCCGAATCATATGGAATAAATAACTTTTCTAATCTTTCAGAAAATAAATACCAAAACTTTTTAAAGGATTCAGGATCTAGTTTATCTGAAGGTCAAAAACAACTGCTTTCAATTATTAGGGCATCTTATTTAAATACTAATATTTTAGTTTTAGATGAAGCTACTTCTAATATCGATACCAAAACTGAAGAGATAATTCAAAAATCATTTAACAAATTAATGCGAAGTAAAACTATAATTACAATAGCACATAGATTATCTACAATTAAAAATGTTGATAAAATTTTATTTCTAGAAAATGGAAAAATAATCGAAAGCGGTTCCCATAAAGAATTAATCAAACAAAAAGGAAAATACTATCAACTTTGAGCTAGAGTTATAAATGAATAA